From the Cryptomeria japonica chromosome 2, Sugi_1.0, whole genome shotgun sequence genome, one window contains:
- the LOC131034036 gene encoding L-type lectin-domain containing receptor kinase SIT2, which yields MAAISVFLVFYLFICPWPPAQAQTTFVFPRLSGLTTTNLSTLYFHGSAVMEPDLIGIRLTNQSEYLTGTVLYSEPLRMKENGSKNATLSFSTTFVFAMAPPPDVSEFAEGLWFIITPNKTHLGGLPGSYLGLFNLTSMGQPFNHLFAVEFDTFMNPEFNDIDDNHVGVDLNSLISVESKSSSFWDGNRSVQLDLNGRKNIQVWIDYDHLKEQLNVTVALAGSLRPETPLISQTNLSLPNIFDEEMYVGFVAGTGRFVQEHYILAWSFSTNGTAPAFNASILPFLKDKQSDSSNIKSRLIVGVTAAFIVFFVLMVAIVWIRRMNNRDVIEDWEVEYWPHRISYKDLRIATKGFSEKQVIGFGGFGKVYRGILPTNGLQVAVKSIFRETSEGVKEFIAEISSLGRLQHRNLVQIRGYCRRGQKFFIVMLYLHEGWEQRVVHRDIKSSNVLLDSELHAKLGDFGLARLYGHDENSQTTRVAGTLGYIAPELVSTGKASTSTDVFSFGVLMVEVACGRRPVDSFYDASQEILLDWVRELYANRRLMDAADPKLGGYFDEDEMETVLKLGILCCNPEAEGRPDMRKVVHILEGEVPLAASGLFPSPWRCSE from the exons ATGGCAGCCATATCTgttttccttgtattttacctgTTTATCTGCCCATGGCCGCCTGCCCAAGCTCAGACAACATTCGTCTTTCCCAGACTGAGTGGCTTAACGACTACGAATTTGTCTACCCTGTATTTTCATGGGAGCGCTGTAATGGAACCTGATCTTATAGGCATCCGCCTCACCAATCAATCAGAATACCTCACTGGTACTGTTTTATACTCAGAACCTCTTCGTATGAAAGAAAATGGCTCCAAGAATGCAACTTTATCCTTCAGCACCACTTTCGTATTCGCCATGGCTCCTCCTCCAGATGTTTCAGAATTCGCAGAAGGACTGTGGTTTATCATAACGCCGAACAAAACACATTTGGGAGGCCTACCAGGTTCGTACCTCGGTTTGTTCAATTTAACAAGCATGGGACAGCCCTTCAATCATCTCTTTGCAGTCGAATTCGACACATTTATGAACCCAGAATTCAACGACATCGACGACAATCATGTAGGAGTAGATCTCAACTCTCTTATTTCTGTAGAATCTAAATCTTCAAGTTTCTGGGATGGCAACCGGTCTGTACAGTTAGATCTCAATGGGAGAAAGAATATTCAAGTTTGGATTGACTATGATCATCTGAAAGAGCAGCTCAATGTTACCGTAGCACTGGCTGGTTCCCTTCGCCCGGAAACGCCTCTCATATCTCAGACGAATTTGAGTCTGCCCAACATTTTCGATGAAGAAATGTATGTTGGATTCGTTGCAGGTACCGGAAGATTTGTTCAAGAGCATTATATACTCGCATGGAGCTTCAGTACAAATGGAACGGCACCGGCTTTTAACGCATCTATTCTTCCATTCTTAAAAGACAAACAATCCGATTCCAGTAACATAAAATCTCGACTAATTGTCGGCGTAACAGCAGCTTTCATTGTGTTCTTCGTGCTCATGGTTGCAATTGtttggattagaagaatgaatAACAGAGACGTGATTGAAGATTGGGAGGTGGAGTATTGGCCTCACCGAATTAGCTACAAGGACTTAAGAATTGCAACAAAAGGGTTCTCAGAGAAGCAAGTCATAGGATTTGGGGGTTTCGGCAAGGTTTACAGAGGAATCCTTCCTACTAATGGCCTCCAAGTTGCTGTGAAATCTATCTTTCGAGAGACCAGTGAAGGAGTGAAGGAATTCATAGCAGAGATTTCAAGTCTCGGTCGTCTCCAGCACAGAAATCTAGTGCAAATCAGAGGTTACTGCAGGCGGGGACAAAAGTTCTTCATAGT GATGCTGTATCTTCACGAAGGATGGGAGCAAAGAGTTGTGCACAGAGACATCAAATCTTCAAACGTTTTGTTGGATTCGGAGCTTCATGCAAAGCTGGGGGATTTTGGGCTTGCTCGGCTTTATGGGCATGATGAGAATTCCCAAACCACTCGTGTGGCTGGAACGCTTGGTTACATTGCTCCAGAATTGGTATCCACAGGAAAGGCCAGTACCAGTACGGATGTATTCAGCTTTGGTGTTTTGATGGTGGAGGTTGCGTGTGGAAGGCGCCCTGTAGACTCTTTTTACGATGCTTCTCAGGAAATTTTGTTGGATTGGGTGAGGGAGTTGTATGCCAACAGAAGGCTAATGGATGCGGCCGATCCAAAGCTTGGTGGTTattttgatgaagatgagatgGAGACAGTGCTGAAATTGGGAATTTTGTGTTGTAATCCTGAAGCAGAAGGAAGACCTGATATGAGAAAAGTGGTTCATATACTCGAAGGTGAAGTGCCCCTTGCGGCCTCTGGTCTTTTTCCGAGTCCCTGGAGATGCAGTGAATGA